Proteins co-encoded in one Gossypium arboreum isolate Shixiya-1 chromosome 11, ASM2569848v2, whole genome shotgun sequence genomic window:
- the LOC108474070 gene encoding uncharacterized protein LOC108474070 isoform X5 has translation MTKAIMEAERKRAKGGFFQLFDWNGKSRKKLFSNNSELQEESKRGKAEEHAVKPPPYSVQREGDEYSATSNNTRSGDFNSSSSVTSDEGYGSRAPGVVARLMGLDSLPTLNVSELSSIPYSGSSSLRVSHTERNTPNLWNEYQPADYANISNKLDRSSSNPIEPRSRKVQNRPIERFQTEILPPKSAKPIPITHHKLLSPIRNPAFTPTKNAAYIMEAAAKIIEASPQATSKGKVPSFGSSSVPLKMRNLKEKIEAAHKASRPQRADECGESTVKPLKVQHKDKIRCKSDYTPTFRITKDSEKSISNGSRKKGKAVSLAEQARVSIQRKEGSSSSFNGSVVNKKERNDAKRKQFSTSVSDVQRTVEKRTSANRTNNVLRQNNQKQNCISNRDYSTSKSSTLDQQGKNGRSINGTTGLNRTVNSRKTVSVATDTAKEVPMSRRKNLPRKKRPVNEDLPVGETVPDISSKNGGERSIKCNVTADGHLNQDSDIKKTSMDVISFTFTSPLSRSMPDVSSTSKVSEQSSSFDTDPSSDNDLLFLKSSSFSSPGFNVIGGDALSVILEKKLQELTCRIESSNCNIIIEGTSASPTSSLQNSVPSSDTATTTSAAHQKTLQVDLDHDISYSSSDFDHSSDKLGIDWGKWQLSEEIEEQNAGSSSSENDIEVDNQHPGLLLTLKHAVTSGSCSGEMDKKHLTRPPNSGDCKESTDWENGFVKMVLKDSELLFTEYALGQTEKVMTLKASNQLEHLNGAERNGEDYKLEQKLLLDCVSECVESRYRQVSVGSCKGLVKWEILIQNREWLAKEVYKEIFGWKSLDDTMVDDLVDKDMSTKYGRWLDFDMEAFEEGVEIEKIVLTSLVDELVSDLLLLL, from the exons ATAATGGAGGCTGAAAGGAAACGTGCAAAGGGAGGGTTTTTTCAATTATTTGATTGGAATGGTAAATCTCGAAAGAAGCTGTTTTCAAACAATTCTGAGTTACAAG AAGAATCAAAGAGAGGAAAAGCTGAGGAACATGCAGTGAAGCCGCCGCCTTATTCGGTG CAGAGAGAGGGGGATGAGTATAGTGCCACTTCAAATAATACGCGAAGTGGTGATTTTAATTCTTCTTCTTCAGTGACTAGTGATGAAGGATATGGATCTAGAGCGCCTGGGGTTGTTGCTAGGCTTATGGGGTTGGACTCGTTGCCGACATTGAATGTCTCTGAGCTTTCTTCCATCCCGTACTCAGGGTCTTCTTCTCTTAGAGTATCTCACACTGAAAGAAATACTCCTAATTTATGGAATGAATATCAACCTGCAGACTACGCTAACATTTCTAACAAGCTTGACAGGTCGTCTTCAAATCCCATTGAACCAAGGTCTCGTAAGGTGCAGAACCGACCAATTGAGAGATTTCAGACTGAAATATTGCCTCCAAAGTCAGCAAAGCCAATTCCAATCACTCATCATAAGCTTTTGTCTCCTATCAGGAATCCAGCATTCACCCCAACCAAGAACGCAGCTTATATAATGGAAGCAGCTGCAAAGATTATTGAGGCTAGTCCTCAGGCAACTTCCAAAGGTAAAGTGCCATCATTTGGGTCCTCCTCTGTTCCTTTGAAAATGCGGAATTTGAAAGAGAAAATTGAAGCTGCACATAAAGCATCCAGGCCTCAAAGAGCCGATGAGTGTGGTGAGAGTACGGTGAAGCCTTTGAAAGTACAGCACAAGGACAAGATTCGCTGTAAATCAGATTATACACCAACATTCAGGATAACTAAGGACTCAGAAAAAAGTATTTCTAATGGTTcaaggaaaaagggaaaagcaGTCTCACTTGCAGAACAAGCAAGGGTTAGTATTCAAAGGAAAGAAGGGTCATCATCGAGTTTTAATGGGAGTGTAGTGAACAAGAAGGAAAGGAATGATGCTAAAAGAAAACAGTTTTCTACAAGTGTGTCAGACGTACAAAGGACAGTGGAGAAAAGAACCTCTGCAAACAGGACTAACAATGTGCTGAGGCAGAATAATCAGAAGCAGAATTGCATATCCAATAGAGATTATTCAACATCAAAGAGTTCAACCTTGGACCAACAAGGTAAAAATGGTAGGTCCATAAATGGTACAACAGGGCTTAATAGGACCGTAAACTCCAGGAAGACGGTTTCAGTGGCAACTGATACTGCAAAGGAGGTCCCAATGTCTAGAAGAAAGAATTTGCCTAGAAAGAAACGTCCTGTAAATGAGGATCTTCCAGTTGGAGAAACTGTTCCTGATATATCATCTAAAAATGGTGGTGAAAGGTCCATAAAATGTAATGTTACAGCTGATGGGCACTTAAATCAGGATTCAGATATAAAGAAAACAAGCATGGATgtcatttcatttacatttacatcCCCCTTATCAAGGTCCATGCCTGACGTATCTTCCACTAGTAAAGTTTCTGAACAGAGCAGCAGCTTTGATACTGATCCTTCTAGTGACAATGATTTGCTATTTTTAAAAAGCTCGTCATTTTCTTCTCCTGGATTCAATGTAATTGGTGGGGATGCTCTGAGTGTTATTTTGGAGAAAAAGCTTCAAGAATTGACATGTAGAATCGAGTCATCCAACTGCAATATCATTATAGAGGGGACTTCTGCTAGCCCCACTTCCAGTTTGCAAAACTCAGTGCCCTCATCTGATACAGCAACCACAACATCAGCAGCACATCAAAAAACTCTTCAGGTGGATCTAGATCATGATATCTCATATAGCTCAAGTGACTTTGATCACTCTTCTGACAAGCTGGGGATTGATTGGGGAAAGTGGCAG CTATCTGAAGAAATCGAAGAGCaaaatgctggcagcagcagcaGTGAGAATGACATAGAAGTTGATAACCAACATCCCGGCCTGCTTTTGACTCTTAAACATGCTGTCACGAGTGGTAGCTGCTCAG GAGAAATGGACAAAAAGCATTTAACAAGGCCACCAAATTCCGGAGATTGTAAAGAGTCAACCGATTGGGAAAACGGTTTTGTGAAAATGGTGCTAAAAGATTCTGAGCTACTATTTACAGAATATGCATTGGGTCAGACTGAGAAGGTTATGACCCTGAAGGCTTCCAATCAGCTTGAGCATCTGAATGGAGCGGAGAGAAATGGAGAAGATTACAAACTCGAACAAAAGCTTCTACTTGATTGCGTGAGTGAATGCGTGGAGTCAAGGTACAGACAGGTTTCAGTTGGAAGCTGCAAAGGTTTGGTTAAATGGGAAATTTTGATCCAAAATAGGGAGTGGTTGGCAAAAGAGGTGTACAAAGAAATTTTTGGTTGGAAAAGCTTGGATGATACCATGGTGGATGATCTTGTAGACAAGGACATGAGCACAAAGTATGGAAGATGGCTTGATTTTGACATGGAAGCATTTGAAGAGGGTGTAGAAATCGAGAAgattgtattaacttctttagtTGATGAATTAGTTTCTGATTTATTATTATTGCTTTAA
- the LOC108474070 gene encoding uncharacterized protein LOC108474070 isoform X10 has protein sequence MEAERKRAKGGFFQLFDWNGKSRKKLFSNNSELQEESKRGKAEEHAVKPPPYSVREGDEYSATSNNTRSGDFNSSSSVTSDEGYGSRAPGVVARLMGLDSLPTLNVSELSSIPYSGSSSLRVSHTERNTPNLWNEYQPADYANISNKLDRSSSNPIEPRSRKVQNRPIERFQTEILPPKSAKPIPITHHKLLSPIRNPAFTPTKNAAYIMEAAAKIIEASPQATSKGKVPSFGSSSVPLKMRNLKEKIEAAHKASRPQRADECGESTVKPLKVQHKDKIRCKSDYTPTFRITKDSEKSISNGSRKKGKAVSLAEQARVSIQRKEGSSSSFNGSVVNKKERNDAKRKQFSTSVSDVQRTVEKRTSANRTNNVLRQNNQKQNCISNRDYSTSKSSTLDQQGKNGRSINGTTGLNRTVNSRKTVSVATDTAKEVPMSRRKNLPRKKRPVNEDLPVGETVPDISSKNGGERSIKCNVTADGHLNQDSDIKKTSMDVISFTFTSPLSRSMPDVSSTSKVSEQSSSFDTDPSSDNDLLFLKSSSFSSPGFNVIGGDALSVILEKKLQELTCRIESSNCNIIIEGTSASPTSSLQNSVPSSDTATTTSAAHQKTLQVDLDHDISYSSSDFDHSSDKLGIDWGKWQLSEEIEEQNAGSSSSENDIEVDNQHPGLLLTLKHAVTSGSCSGEMDKKHLTRPPNSGDCKESTDWENGFVKMVLKDSELLFTEYALGQTEKVMTLKASNQLEHLNGAERNGEDYKLEQKLLLDCVSECVESRYRQVSVGSCKGLVKWEILIQNREWLAKEVYKEIFGWKSLDDTMVDDLVDKDMSTKYGRWLDFDMEAFEEGVEIEKIVLTSLVDELVSDLLLLL, from the exons ATGGAGGCTGAAAGGAAACGTGCAAAGGGAGGGTTTTTTCAATTATTTGATTGGAATGGTAAATCTCGAAAGAAGCTGTTTTCAAACAATTCTGAGTTACAAG AAGAATCAAAGAGAGGAAAAGCTGAGGAACATGCAGTGAAGCCGCCGCCTTATTCGGTG AGAGAGGGGGATGAGTATAGTGCCACTTCAAATAATACGCGAAGTGGTGATTTTAATTCTTCTTCTTCAGTGACTAGTGATGAAGGATATGGATCTAGAGCGCCTGGGGTTGTTGCTAGGCTTATGGGGTTGGACTCGTTGCCGACATTGAATGTCTCTGAGCTTTCTTCCATCCCGTACTCAGGGTCTTCTTCTCTTAGAGTATCTCACACTGAAAGAAATACTCCTAATTTATGGAATGAATATCAACCTGCAGACTACGCTAACATTTCTAACAAGCTTGACAGGTCGTCTTCAAATCCCATTGAACCAAGGTCTCGTAAGGTGCAGAACCGACCAATTGAGAGATTTCAGACTGAAATATTGCCTCCAAAGTCAGCAAAGCCAATTCCAATCACTCATCATAAGCTTTTGTCTCCTATCAGGAATCCAGCATTCACCCCAACCAAGAACGCAGCTTATATAATGGAAGCAGCTGCAAAGATTATTGAGGCTAGTCCTCAGGCAACTTCCAAAGGTAAAGTGCCATCATTTGGGTCCTCCTCTGTTCCTTTGAAAATGCGGAATTTGAAAGAGAAAATTGAAGCTGCACATAAAGCATCCAGGCCTCAAAGAGCCGATGAGTGTGGTGAGAGTACGGTGAAGCCTTTGAAAGTACAGCACAAGGACAAGATTCGCTGTAAATCAGATTATACACCAACATTCAGGATAACTAAGGACTCAGAAAAAAGTATTTCTAATGGTTcaaggaaaaagggaaaagcaGTCTCACTTGCAGAACAAGCAAGGGTTAGTATTCAAAGGAAAGAAGGGTCATCATCGAGTTTTAATGGGAGTGTAGTGAACAAGAAGGAAAGGAATGATGCTAAAAGAAAACAGTTTTCTACAAGTGTGTCAGACGTACAAAGGACAGTGGAGAAAAGAACCTCTGCAAACAGGACTAACAATGTGCTGAGGCAGAATAATCAGAAGCAGAATTGCATATCCAATAGAGATTATTCAACATCAAAGAGTTCAACCTTGGACCAACAAGGTAAAAATGGTAGGTCCATAAATGGTACAACAGGGCTTAATAGGACCGTAAACTCCAGGAAGACGGTTTCAGTGGCAACTGATACTGCAAAGGAGGTCCCAATGTCTAGAAGAAAGAATTTGCCTAGAAAGAAACGTCCTGTAAATGAGGATCTTCCAGTTGGAGAAACTGTTCCTGATATATCATCTAAAAATGGTGGTGAAAGGTCCATAAAATGTAATGTTACAGCTGATGGGCACTTAAATCAGGATTCAGATATAAAGAAAACAAGCATGGATgtcatttcatttacatttacatcCCCCTTATCAAGGTCCATGCCTGACGTATCTTCCACTAGTAAAGTTTCTGAACAGAGCAGCAGCTTTGATACTGATCCTTCTAGTGACAATGATTTGCTATTTTTAAAAAGCTCGTCATTTTCTTCTCCTGGATTCAATGTAATTGGTGGGGATGCTCTGAGTGTTATTTTGGAGAAAAAGCTTCAAGAATTGACATGTAGAATCGAGTCATCCAACTGCAATATCATTATAGAGGGGACTTCTGCTAGCCCCACTTCCAGTTTGCAAAACTCAGTGCCCTCATCTGATACAGCAACCACAACATCAGCAGCACATCAAAAAACTCTTCAGGTGGATCTAGATCATGATATCTCATATAGCTCAAGTGACTTTGATCACTCTTCTGACAAGCTGGGGATTGATTGGGGAAAGTGGCAG CTATCTGAAGAAATCGAAGAGCaaaatgctggcagcagcagcaGTGAGAATGACATAGAAGTTGATAACCAACATCCCGGCCTGCTTTTGACTCTTAAACATGCTGTCACGAGTGGTAGCTGCTCAG GAGAAATGGACAAAAAGCATTTAACAAGGCCACCAAATTCCGGAGATTGTAAAGAGTCAACCGATTGGGAAAACGGTTTTGTGAAAATGGTGCTAAAAGATTCTGAGCTACTATTTACAGAATATGCATTGGGTCAGACTGAGAAGGTTATGACCCTGAAGGCTTCCAATCAGCTTGAGCATCTGAATGGAGCGGAGAGAAATGGAGAAGATTACAAACTCGAACAAAAGCTTCTACTTGATTGCGTGAGTGAATGCGTGGAGTCAAGGTACAGACAGGTTTCAGTTGGAAGCTGCAAAGGTTTGGTTAAATGGGAAATTTTGATCCAAAATAGGGAGTGGTTGGCAAAAGAGGTGTACAAAGAAATTTTTGGTTGGAAAAGCTTGGATGATACCATGGTGGATGATCTTGTAGACAAGGACATGAGCACAAAGTATGGAAGATGGCTTGATTTTGACATGGAAGCATTTGAAGAGGGTGTAGAAATCGAGAAgattgtattaacttctttagtTGATGAATTAGTTTCTGATTTATTATTATTGCTTTAA